In Palaemon carinicauda isolate YSFRI2023 chromosome 1, ASM3689809v2, whole genome shotgun sequence, the genomic stretch aataataataataataatatatatatatatatatatatatatatatatatatatatatatatatatatatatatatatatgtgtgtgtgtgtgtgtgtgtgtgtgtgtgtatgcataattatagattatataatcatatgtatttataaaagtaaatatttctttttgtaaatatttatatatacataaatatttacttatatatatatatatatatatatatatatatatatatatatatatatatatatatatatatatatatatatatatatatacatggtatgtgTGTATCCTCATGAATGTGCTTTTTAatctaaaataataacaaaatgcatATCCCATTCAGTTATAGGTTCAACTTTACAAACTTCTGGAGTGAATTTATCCGTGTATTCCAGTACAACGAAGTGCAGAATTCATTGCAAAAATATTTGTACAATTAGtgttattgagagtctttcaaatGGTGATATCGTACAACGCATAACTGTGTTTTCTTTGGTTATATATGGTCTCACAAGATCTAATAATTTGTCAAATGATTCTCTGTCTATGCGAAGAAAGTTCCTGAAAACATCAGGTTCACTAATTCTCAGGTCATTTAATAAAGGAGCATGACCAAAACGTTCAGGGCACAAATACCATTGCTGGGCCACTTTCGTCTCTTTCGTTTCTGTGTGCTCTTCGACGCTAAGCCAAGAGCCAACGTTGTACATGCATCCATGATGACACTCGggagcaaaatgaaaatttgatgagaagtttgagtgtgtagggcgaacgtcaaaccgtcaaataatttgacataaaaaaaaaaatttaccaaaaatttgagcgtgtgtggtccgctttattgtcaccaatacagttgagaggtaaatattttcttaaacgtTTGTGGAGTAACTACGTGTGGGATGACCCTTTACCggaatcattatgttcaaggtttgatGAAAATTGcaagtgttttagaaatgtagaaagtttaaagTTTCTTAGGTTATTGTACAACttgaatgttcccacttacatgtattttgtgatgcctccaacaaggcatatggagctgctgcctatgtgaTTGATTtcaagagaagtgtaagcaatttactggtcagtaagtgtaaagtggcaccaaaccctaaacagactattctGCGTTTGGAATTGACAaccttgtccttgggtgcgaaacttgctggaaAATTAATGCAGAATGATGATTTAAGActgagttcttgcactctctggggtgactccatggtttctatttgttgggtgaagaacaataatagtaaaattcctaTGTACGAAacagtcactgaaattaatgaatTTAAGTTTCCTCTACGGTATaccccctctaaggataatccagctgatattctatccagaggtagtaaaAGTAAAGATTTAGTGCAAAATTCCTTATGGTGGAATGGCCCTaaatggcttttaactggtgattaTCCCCAATCTTTAActacagaaactgtgcatgttaatgaaattctttcagaacTTAAGTTTGTTCACCCTCCAACCCCATTAATTGACATCACACGTTACAGTAATTTAAGGAAGCTTAAACATATGAGGTCAATATCACTTTTTCTTAATAATtgcagtaaaggttctaagtttgttgttaacgaaatgaaagcacttgtcctccttgaacagaagcaacatttgtctactaccagaatgtacctctgtgataagaattcacatggagtgtacatggatattaagaatttgtgtaatcagttaaacttatttgttgataAGGAAAATCTCATTAGGTCTCAGAGTCGCATGAAAAACGCTTACATGTTTTATGATACTCAttgcccaatgttattgccttccagaaaTTATTTAACAGTgttgatagttgaacatttgcatagacatcatcaccattgtggtgtcaattctgtactggtattgttgagagaaaccttttgggtacctaaagcacgtcaagtaatcaaatcAATTCTGTCcaagtgtgttttgtgtcagaagttaacCAAGAAACGGTTGTGTTTGCCTCCTCCCCCACCATTACCCACAGAAAGAGTCAGATATGATAGACCTTTCCAATCAGtaggagttgattatactggtCTGGtgctattaatgttttttttatcatgagACTGGCTTGGAGGAGAAGTTCTTTGTAtgtctatttacctgtactacgagcagggtggttcattttgaattgactcattccatgactgcttTCGATTTCATACTGGCTATGCGACGCTTTGTAGCGtatcattctctgccgagtctgattatatctgacaatggtaggaattttgttggatttaataatttcctgaaggAAATTATGGAGGAACCAAAGGTAAAgtcataccttgaaggaaatggtATTAATTGGAAGTTCATTACACCGTGAGCCCCCTGGACTGGAGGCTTTTATGAATGCCTTGTTGGTGTTCTAAAGGGATGTTTGTCCAAGCCCTTGTATCACAAACGTATATCCTTTGAAGAGTTGAGAACTCTACTTGTTgagtttcaagctgtgataaattctCGACCACTGTGGGCGAAATGTTTGTATTTCCCATCCACTTAACAATTCAGCAACTGATGACCCAGATTTTATGGATTCAAGTGatcttagagaacaatagtttagaTTATCATCAGTGCTAAGAaaatttgagaactcttggaaaagagactatttagtgtccttgagagagagagagagagagagagagagagagagagagagagagagagagagagagagagagagagagagacataataattCTAGTGATAATCTTTCTGCAAATGTGAAAGTTGGGGACACAGTGATGGTAGATTTAGAAGATCCTCTGGGTAAAGGCTATAGATCACTCTCATTGGGTAAGGTTACCTAGCTGTTTCCTTCGTCTGATGGTGTGATTAGGTCTGTAGAAGGGAAAGTGAATAATAAACCATACATGAGATCAATCACAAAGCTCGTACTTCTGGAATTTCCAgagagggaatttgatagtgttgtaactcaggagccagatagtgtgcctctgaatgGTACTAGACCTCGGCGTGCAGCAGCAATCCGCTGTGATCgagagagaaaggatttaattttATGAATGTACTCTAAATGtatatttgatttaaattttggGTGCAGTTGTAATTAGTTCTAACTATGATTCCTCTTGGGGGGGGGGATGTCAAAAATTGCCATTTATTTCCCTTGAATAAGATATCCtagtttttatgaatacttttgacgggtatttcccagtttctatgaaaatatgttgatatatgattattttgctccacagaagtagttttattacatTAACTATAGCAATGAGTTGGTATAAATTAGTACATTGATATTCAAAGTaataaaccacttttttttttttttttttttttttgcaaattttatccatctatataAAGTTAGATAACGTATCATTACAGTgatgtcaaacttcttcctgtggagactatatatactattttcttattgtaagggcacatgccagtaatttaggcttgccttctggacgaaaccccttttttatgtatgttgggttacgattagagcacttgatgtttgtcTTTAAATTGAAGttttgttacgtaaccctgtaattttgtagatctgacacTGTATCATGCCATATACTCCTCCCGAGTTTTCTTCCAGGATGGAAAGGTGAAGCTAGACCTCTTTAGTTTGAGCAGTTAACTCGAAGGCAAGTCATAGAAGAACTTCTTGTAAGAATCCAGCCCCATCACCTCGTGAATTGTCATCCCCATTGCAGTAACTTCTTCATAAGAATATTTTGGGATTCTACTTTGCTGTTTAAGTTCTTTTCTATCGAAGTAACGTAACGTTTTGTTAATTATTGCAGTAATGTGTTAGTTTTCTTGCTTTTAACGTAACTTATATGATTGTTGTGTTCTTTAAATGTTAATTATATGTGTTAAACTTTTAATtgtgtctttgtgaacccgtgtggcatcacccaaaAAGAATTGGCGCAGGAACTATAGTTGATTGTTTCTTAACTGCACTTTGTTGAATAAAATTGCAATGTTTCTTGACTTCATGGTGAATTTAAGTAAGTTATTAAACCCCTCAGCCCTGTAACTTGGTCTCATTCAAAGCTAGTGCAGGAGGTCTTAAGGTTAAATGAAGTCACTCCGAATGTGGCCCCTGGAAATAGTTTTAGTTTCACCACACCAGTGTTGGCATGGAAATGTGTCGAACTTGTTTAGTAAATAATAAAGGCTAAAttctaatcaaattaattaagtattttaaagtatatttcgttctttttaaattagataaataaataattaataaataagtaatagtgattgaatattataaatgatagtataaataattagtataaatTTTGGAGAGAGGCCGTGAATTAAATtactagtagagttgtacggtcGTAAATAATTGAACAATTTGATTTTTAGTGTTTAGCTCTTCCAGAATACTAGTTCAGTACAGTAGTGTGCGGTAGCGCGGAAAAAATAAAATGGGGAGAGTATTTTTCTTTCAGTGTCAAGTCTCAGTAGTTTTCCAACCTCCACTCGAAAGGCAATGCTCTCTAAAAAAAGTTTaattaagtgatttaaattacaagaaGGAACCATACTTCATATTTTCCAAGGAGCCAACAATTTGGAAAGTCAAATTCGCTAGGTATACTTTCTGTTTTTGTTAACCTGCAatagatagagggttataaacattgagttatatacattgttcatcatttattcttaatatgttttatgttcatttgagttatatacattgttcatcatttattctaaatatgttttatgttcatttcagattgaccgtggtcattgttcaataataaagtcatttgaataaatggaccaagctcttatttatgaccacggcctaagaactaatcaaaatgccagcagtaggatgtccaataccaggctgtgattacgtcacggacgaccttgaggccgccatcgtagctgcactcataactgctcactgcaccacacatgctcctggacaagctgccaaagtagaaagagttaaaagacccacaatatcgacagcgggaacaagtgaagaatgggcatattttcaatcacgatggtctgactatgtaaatgcaactaaaattgagggccgtgatcgtgtggtacagcttctagaatgctgcgaagaacaacttcgaaaagacttaacacgatcagctggtggcagtcttactaacaagactgaagtagaagtgatgggagcaataaaaaaactggcagttcgagaggaaaacaccatggtagctcgtgtgactctacacaacatgcgtcaagaccgtgatgagcctgtacgacgtttctgcgcacgacttataggacaggctagtgtttgcaaattcctgataaaatgtccaggatgcaacgttgatgtaaattatactgacacaatagtgagagacgtattagcacgcggcatttgtgaccctgaaatacaattagatctacttggtgataagaatcaggacatgtcattggaagaagttgcacagtttgtcgaagctaaagaatctggtaaacgatctgcctcccgactattagactctcatgaggtccaagcagcggccagtagttcatacagaaaggcaaaacaaaccgctgtcaaagataaaaacgaagtttgctcatactgtggcaagaaaggacatggtaaaaacactcctgcacgtgcaagaaaatcagaatgtttAGCTTATGGTCATAGATgtgaacactgcaaccgagaaaatcacttcgagagtgtttgccgtagtaagggcaaaccaaaagtgaaacccagtgctcacaatgccaatgactacgagaatgcggtgttcaacaccttgtgcagcgtatcatcaatctctaaacgacacaccaacaagacattggctttggaccaccatctgtatgacaacttatctgatacttggataaagagaccttccaaatctcaacctttcataaatctgacaatcagaacgtcacctaaggattacgaaacctttggtttccaccttcaagctggtacacatgctgttcgtatatctgcaatggcagacactggatgccaaagctgtctcgcaggtatcaaggtcatccacaaacttggcctcaagcaaagtgacctcattcctgtaactatgaaaatgcacgctgcaaataacagaggcattaaaatcctcggtgccacaatcctttgtatatcaggaacagatgagcaggggaaccttgttgagactagacaaatgacatatgtcaccgacaactcggataagctcttcatcagtagggaagcctgcatcgcccttggcatgatatcggatagttttccgactattggtgaaatctatgacacacaatcggaaactccggatgccaccaacaatggagtaggaagcgttagtggactagccaatcagtgtgactgcccaaaacgtcaactaccacctccgccacctacagaattaccgttcagtgcaaccgagtccaaccggtctaaactaaaggactacctcttgaagtactacgaatcaagtacattcaacgtatgtgaccaccaaccgttaccactaatggatggacccccaatgaagctgatgatcgatccgaatgctgatcctgttgctcgtcacacaccagtgccagtgccgttacactggcaagaggaagttaaagctggacttgaccaggacgtccgccttggtgtccttgaacctgtcccaatcagagaaccagtaacttggtgccatcggatggttgtatgtgctaagaaaaatggcacacctcgacgaacagttgattttcagcctctcaatgtgcacgctaagagagaaacgcatcatacgccttctccatttcaccaagcaaggtcagtaccacaaggaaaaaagaaaaccgtctttgatgcctggaacggataccacagtgtactgattcaggaatctgaccgtcacttaactacgtttatcactccttggggacaCTATCGTTATgaaacagcccctcaagggtatattgcttctggcgacggatatactcgacggtatgatgaaatagttgccgagatacccaacaaaactaaatgtgtcgacgatgttcttctttggtctgactcaatagaggagagttttttccaagctgtacaatggctcgacatatgtggaacacacggcataacactcaaccctgacaaatttcgtttcgcagaagacacagctgaattcgctggattcgaaataaccccagacacagttcgcccatgtgcgagatatcttagtgcaattatggactttccaaccccaagaaatatcaccgatgtcagatcttggtttggtttagtaaaccaagtatcgtatgctttcagcatgaccgacaaaatgctaccattcagacagttattgaaaccaggaacaccattcacctggaatgacaatattaatgcactctttgaggagtctaaaactgccattatcaacgaaattgaagaaggcgtgcgaatttttgacaagacaaaacctacctgtctcgccaccgattggtcaaaatcaggaattggattctggctgttccagaaacattgcgactgtccagactaccgaccgttttgttgtcgcactggttggaagatcacacttgtcggaagtaggttcacacatgcagctgagtctcgatatgcaccagttgaaggtgaagcgttggcagtcgtcgatgctcttgataaggcaagatactttgttcttggctgtgaagatcttgtggtcgcagttgaccataaacccctgttgaaaatatttggtgacagatcattggaggacttatcaaattcacgtctcagaaacttgaaggaaaatgccctccgctatcgatttcgcatgattcatatcccaggggtcaagcatctcgctgcagatggagtatcgcgccacccaactggaaaatctgaaaagctatcgcttcaagatgacattgcatcagttgacagtgtaccttccgtgagaaatgttcccctacacaaattgccatcagcatattctgtttccactgacaatgatattgatacttgtatcaccgcatcagcagtatgctcacttgactcacttaacgtgagagcagtcacctgggacagagttcgcactgccacaagtagtgacgataacatgcatgaactgctcagccttatagaatgcggagtaccagagtctcgccaagaatttcctgtacatcttcgagagtattttcaattccgcgagcatctctacactgttgatggtgtgatactatacaaggagcgtatagttattcctccagcccttcgtcaggaaattctcatatctcttcattcagcacatcaaggaattacctctatggtatcgcgagcagagtcatctgtgttttggccagggataacacccgctataacagcacttcgagctggatgcaaccactgcaatcgcatcgcgccttcgaatcctagtgctccgcctacaccccttatatctccagactacccgttccaatgtgtttgtgcagattactttcactaccgaggagttggatatttagttatagttgatcgatactcgaattggcccatagttgaacgatcttcgaacggtgcagagggtcttataacttcactacgccgaacatttgtgacatttgggattccggatgaattgacatctgatggtggacctgaatttacagcgacggcaactaggcagtttttaaaggactggggagtccatcaccgcctttcctctgtggccttcccacatagtaattgcagagccgaaataggcgtcaaaactgtcaagcgtcttatagcggacatcacgggcagtaacggtgatctcaacactgatgaattccaacgtgcgatgctccaatacaggaacacacctgacagagataccaagttatctcctgcaatatgtgtatttggtcgtcccatcagagacttcatacctgtcccgcccggcaggtaccgtccccacgacacatggaaggaaacactcgatgcaagagaggaggccctaagacatcgacaccttaaacagggagagcgtttatcagagcacactaagagactacccccactgtccgtaggtgaccgggttcgcatccaaaatcaaacaggaaatcaccccctgaaataggacaaaaccggtgtcatcatagaagtccgccaattcgaccaatacgtcgtcagagttgatggctctggtagggtcacgctaaggaaccggaagtttttgagacaatacgtgcctgtcaggagtattccagaagtccgtacaattagagatgactataatcggaatcagattgtacctattgccaatccttcgaccactaaaacgtctgagaccattgcgaaggacaccattccgacaacccaaaatccggacacacatggtactcttccattgacctctttgccgttaccaagtggtactacccctaacattcattttgatgttgctgctccggaatgctatcccaacgacctcggtaacactgcgaatcatcaagcagagattccgcctcccaatgatagcacaaactctccatcgcagttaactcctgccatgccaaatttggagcaacgcaagtccagtcgtacccgtcgaccgccagcatggcactgtgatttcgagatgaactagctatagtgtcatcatgatcaacacatgacaataattgtttttcaagtttccgttccttcacgtGCGAGcgggagtttagtgttcatgaacctataatgtggacgtttaattgccacccaatgttttgacatcagttttaaaccgacctccacgagagacattttaaaaggccgtttaaaaacttggggggagatagagggttataaacattgagttatatacattgttcatcatttattcttaatatgttttatgttcatttgagttatatacattgttcatcatttattctaaatatgttttatgttcatttcagattgaccgtggtcattgttcaataataaagtcatttgaataaatggaccaagctcttatttaataGAGAATAGAATCTATACGTCTTTGAAACCTTAGGTCAAACAGGTTGGATTCTGAAGTTTGGTCCTAAAATAGGTTCATTTTGTTAATTACGACTAATTTTCTTTTAGTATCTGCCACGCATGTCATGCATTCCCCAATGTAACAGATTTATCATCATAATGACAAATGCCTTTTTGAACTTCGTATTATAGATTGTAGTTTATATCTTACAGTATCAATCGTCTGGACGTCattatttgtttgtaaacaaacagTGACGTCATGGACGTCGATTGCATCATCAAAGCCTGTCCGATACAAGAATGAATTGCATCACGTTTGATATTTCATTCTCGTATACGTCAAGTTTTGGATATACGTGGGATAGGTTATTGATCGAGTGATGAAATAAGAACTACAGGTTAGTGAAATGAACCTATTGTCACCTGACTTTTGAAAACAACAAAGGTAACGTGTATAAGCATAGCTCAGTGCATGGTAGCTTACTATGAGTTTATCCTCATACTGGCATATTAAATTTCGAAGAGAGAAATCAAAATTGAAtgacaaacattgtaatttatTTTGTTCTGTTTCAGTGTAGTTTAGGGTTTGCTCACGTTTTTTCAGGCTACGGCACGATTCGCTGGGTTAGGTTATAATACACCTCCATCTAAAGTAgacctatgtttttttttattttccggtAAGCTTATGCATTTCCAATTCCTCGTATTTAATGAGAGATAGGGGTTTCAGACTTACTTTCATGTTTGTAGATTTGCAGACTAGACATTGCGGGACTAACATGAAGGGAACTCAATAAAATTTTTAGTATGACCTAACCTAGAATAACCCTCACCTAACCTTAAATAACCCCATCTCGTGTTTTTATCAGGATTCTCTTTTGGTGATgttaaatacccccccccccccacatgtacAACCACCCCATTTACCTATTCTATGAGTGGTTCGTGGGTTCGTTCATTATTCCACAAACTACACCAAATTGAAGATAAGGGGCCTTTGTATAATGATGGACAAGACCGCCTGCATGCATTAAATACCACCTAATTCCAACTTCTCTCCAACCTAATATAGAAGCTgagtccttacctacttgcctaacagTGTGGGGGGTGGGGTGGCTGCTGCCTGCCACCTTCCTTATGCTGCAGTGTTCTTAGTGATATAGCTAAACATGACATTATAGAGCATGGTCGTCGTCATACATACTGGGCGAAGATATATTTGGGATTCACTATAGTTACGGACTGGACAAGCTTTTCTATTAAAAAACACTTGTTTCTAATAGAAAATTGGCCGTTTTCTTTGATAATGACTTATTTCCATGTCAAACAAATATTTagggaaatatatacatattcatatccactgaTAATGGGGGACCTCCAATGGAAACCCGggggtttgggtggggaaaatatactgggaAAGATATGAGTTTAATCCGTTGCGGGACTCGTATCTCGGATGAATTTTTGCCATATAAAatagctaagaaaaaaaaagttaatccgttctcaccctctgaagaaaaccctaaaaacagtatatatattacagtggaaaaaatgTTTTCAACATTttacgctaacaaaataacaaatacctatgaactgtttatgatgctcaatgaaatgtattattattatggagttcttacattCGAGATAGATGGtagctaacggcggtgtgtgccgaggaggaggaggagggagagagacttgacggcagcACGTTCGGTACACAGcgcttttgtaacactacgtaacataatcttgactttaaatttaacttaaatgaaattaccaactttgaatttaacttaaatgaaattagcaactttaaatctagcttaaatgaaattagcttactgtacacacacttgaaaataaaatgttaatcatacgttacactaaacttaattctaattttattttaattttcaatttttttttacttctcttcttcttccagCTTGGATCTTTTTGCCTCGCATTCACCTTCACTCTTTGacagcctttttaaaaggaacctatctaggaatTTTTGCGTTTgtgtctccccttcaaaatattGGGAAAATGACGCAAGCgtcgtcacaataggctaacgtacgaccactcgccaacttgtccggcTGCCTCTTTTCCATCAAATTGGAAAACTCCTGCCgctttgatttctgccgtagaaaggcggccctcttcttccactccctcctcactactgagctccggcaacacctccgaatgttgcatctcctggagctttatcaattcctgtgtcgtgagctcctCCTGATGTTCCTCatcaaggtcgttcacgtctgcctcgtctacctccTGCCCCAtagactttccaagagacacgatttcattcatcacaataggttcggggtcatcagggtctgtcgtatcgagctcttcaaagtccctctcagtgacggaagctg encodes the following:
- the LOC137637867 gene encoding uncharacterized protein, translated to MKKTLIPPPKLSLYMLACLYPPISNAQSEVSVSHVSTNTKTVNLNTKLHRSATKLAKFSLQHLTLKDLESVGIRQSEISLEERESVKCFKDKVKRVDNKYEVSLPFKDESRPPVNYRIAIGQSNSLLHRFGSDPSLYAHYDKIIKDYVQSGFIELIPSGSPIIGHYLPHHAVMKDSETTPIRIVFNASSKAKGELFLNDCLSTGPTLTTKLFDALLSFRTNPVTVISDIIIGSTLQTSGVNLSVYSSTTKCRIHCKNICTISVIESLSNGDIVQRITVFSLVIVQLECSHLHVFCDASNKAYGAAAYVIDFKRSVSNLLVSKCKVAPNPKQTILRLELTTLSLGAKLAGKLMQNDDLRLSSCTLWGDSMVSICWVKNNNSKIPMYETVTEINEFKFPLRYTPSKDNPADILSRGSKSKDLVQNSLWWNGPKWLLTGDYPQSLTTETVHVNEILSELKFVHPPTPLIDITRYSNLRKLKHMRSISLFLNNCSKGSKNYLTVLIVEHLHRHHHHCGVNSVLVLLRETFWVPKARQVIKSILSKCVLCQKLTKKRLCLPPPPPLPTERVRYDRPFQSIDRGHCSIIKSFE